Part of the Sinomonas atrocyanea genome is shown below.
AAGGCGCGCTGGCCGTAGCGGAATCCGGAGGCGCGCTCGGCATCGACTCCGGCCGGCCCGGTGCCCTGCGCGAGGGAGGCGGCTGCCCGTTCGAGGCCTTCCTTCGTGGAGATCACGAGGGGGACGCCGTCACGGGGCTCGTCAAGCTGGATGACCGCGGGGACCGGGACCCCGAAGCCTTCCACCAGGATGTTCTCCGGCGTCGTCGTGGCGGGCGGGGGGACCTGGGTCGCTTCCGGGCCCTGGTCGGGTCCGCTGCCCGATCCCGTCCCTGTGGCGTCGTGGGGCTGTGCGGTCATGATGGCGCCAGTCTATCGCTGCCGCCCCTTCGGGCCCGTCCCCCTGGGAATCGGCGGCCTGGGAAGCGGCCCCCTGCGAAACGGCTCAGCGGGGGTCCGCCTTGCGCCGGCGCCGCGGCAGCACCGCCACGCCCTCGGGGAGCGGCGGGATTCCGGCGAAGGTGGAGACCATGTCGCACCAGGCCTCGAGGTGGTCCCGCAGGTCCGGGCCGTCGGGGGTCCACGAGGCCCGCAGCTCGATGTCGATCGTGTCATGGCGGTCGGCGAGCGTTCCGTAGCTCTCCGAGAGCACGCGGGTGGCCGTCCCGCCGGCGGCGGTGTAGTGGGCATGGTGCTTCTCGAGGGCCTCGACCAGCCACGTCCACGCGACGGAGCCGAGGAGGGCGTCGTTGCCCATCTCGGGTTCGAGCTGGGCCCTGATATAGGTCACCACGCGGAAGGTTCCGTCCCAGACAGCCGGGGGCTCCGGGTCGTGGAGGAGGATGAAGCGGCCGGTGGCGAGTTCCTCGTCTCCGTCGCGTACGTCGGCCTCGAGGGCCACGGCATAGGGCGCAAGCCTCGCGGGTGCCGGGATCTCCTCGAGGCGGAAGTCTCCCTGGCGGAGCATGCCCGTGGCACTCCGCATGGAGCGGAGGGCTGTCAAGAAGTCCGCAGGCAGGTGTGCTAGTGCGGTCACGGTCCCAGAGTACGCTGGCGCCGTTTCCACGGCAGGAACGGCACGCCGGGAGGTCAGCGCGGCGGCAGCCCGAGGGAGGGGCGGACTCACCCCTCCGTCGCGGCCAGCTCGACCTTGATCCAGCCCGGCTCGCGCGGGTCGAAGGCCTCGTAGCCCCCCCAATGGCAGAGTCCAGCGGCCCGTGCTCGGTGGTGAGGGCGGTCGGATCGAACTGCCCCGCGGCGCGGCGTCGGGGGCAATCTGCCGCACTTCGGCGTCGAACCCCTCCGCCTGCTCCGAGGACGCCGCGGCCGGCCCGCGCTGGGGACGCTCGGCGTCGACCCCGATCAGGCCGGCCCCCATGGATCAGCGCCGGGACGCGGGTGGCCGGGCTAGCGGGCGAGCTCCTCCCGGAGCGCCTCGGCGAAGCGGTCGACGTCCTCTTCGGTGGTGTCGAAGGAGCACATCCAGCGCACCTCGCGCCGTGCCGCGTCCCAGTCGTAGAAGCGGAACCGCTCACGCAGGCGGTCGGCCACTCCTTCGGGAAGGATCGCGAACACCCCGTTCGACTCGGTCGCCTGGGTGAGCTCGACGCCGTCGAGCCCCTCGACCGCCGCACGGAGACGGGCTGCCATAGCGTTCGCGTGCGCGGCCGAGCGCAGCCACAGGCCGTCCTCGAGCAGGGCGAGGAACTGGGCGGAGACGAAGCGCATCTTCGAGGCGAGCTGCATGTCCATCTTGCGCAGATAGGTCAGCCCCTGGGCCGCCTCGGGGTCCAGCGCGACGACGCATTCGCCGAAGAGCATGCCGTTCTTCGTCCCGCCGAAGGAGAGGATGTCGATCCCGGCATCGGAGGTGAAGTCCCGCACCGGGACGCCGAGGCTGGCGGCCGCGTTCGCGAGCCGCGCCCCGTCCATGTGGACCTTCATCCCGCGGGAATGGGCGTGCTCGGTGATGGCGCGGAGCTCCTCGACCGAGTATCGCGTGCCCAGCTCGGTCGTCTGGGTGAGCGAGACGGCCAGCGGCTGGGCGCGGTGCTCGTCCCCCAGCCCCACGCCTCGCGGTCGATCAGCTCGGGGGTAAGCTTGCCGTCCGACGTCGGGACGCCGAGGAGCTTGAGGCCGCCGACCCGTTCTGGGGCGCCGTTCTCATCGACGTTGATGTGGGCCGTGGTCGCGCACACCACGGCGCCCCAGCGGGGCACGAGCGACTGCAGCGAGACGACGTTCGCGCCCGTGCCGTTGAACACCGGGTACGCCTGGACGCCCTCGCCGAACAGCGCCTCCATCTCGGCCTGCAGCCTCGCGGTGTACTCGTCCTGCCCATACGAGACCTGGTGGCCGCCGTTGGCCGAGGCCAGTGCGGCGAGCACCTCCGGGTGGGCCCCGGAATAGTTGTCGGACGCGAAGCCACGCACGGCGGAGTCATGGAGCGGCCAGCCCGCGGGGGCGGCGGGGGAGTGCAGGGAGGAAGAGGGGGATGTCACGGTCACAGTATTGCGCACTCGTTTCAGGTCTAGGTGGCGTTTCAGGTCTCGGCGGGTTCAGGTCTCGGTGGGGTCCGCTAGGGCTGCTCAGCCGGTCAGGTCGAGGCGGCCACCGTTGATCTCGGCGGCGTCCTCGGAGAAGAGGGCCACCGCCCGGGCGGCCAGGACGTCCACGTGGGTGTAGCCGGGGAACTTCCGGTCCGGCGCGGCGGCGCGCTGCGCGTCGTCGAGGAGGGCCTTCACGGCGAGCACGACGGCGGCGCTCGCCTGGGGGAGCGGATCCTCCTTGCGCGCGGACTGCTGCAGCGCGAGTCCCTGCGCCATCGACCGGGTCCACGCCTCCGCGGCGGCCTTGGCGGCCTGGTAGTTGGCGTTGGCAGCGCTCGGGCGGTCGAG
Proteins encoded:
- a CDS encoding DUF3000 domain-containing protein — translated: MTALAHLPADFLTALRSMRSATGMLRQGDFRLEEIPAPARLAPYAVALEADVRDGDEELATGRFILLHDPEPPAVWDGTFRVVTYIRAQLEPEMGNDALLGSVAWTWLVEALEKHHAHYTAAGGTATRVLSESYGTLADRHDTIDIELRASWTPDGPDLRDHLEAWCDMVSTFAGIPPLPEGVAVLPRRRRKADPR